One stretch of Deinococcus aquaedulcis DNA includes these proteins:
- a CDS encoding carboxypeptidase-like regulatory domain-containing protein, with protein sequence MTRALLTLLLTASLSTALAAGPRSALVDATFIDGAQMVNGAPELAEFAGALRTVATKAGGSCVKSEYVVWDSVDGLEASFRQVLGSLGYSWTELGASNDDGRFVSFKATKGAAALAGIWADSEGTTLLGWCSLKLTAAAKPPAALTPAAPAAPAPRPATPAPAPAATRTPAPAAPAPTVKPPAPKKGYVTGLVLDTQGRPLAGAEVYIVGTTFNQGQRTSFTAVTKGDGTYAIRVPDGRYHASATVKRDLAGTTFVLPLHPESGTLNTEIDSSEGGNLNFRWRLAGAKPGGGKDWDDFYGASLDFSYCGLPAKAYCDDRYAAVVPGAPEGSTVTLTFTPQGKLIDGSAGKPVVMTFKTAPLAPPGGYPYTDPNGGGRTTLGQGWPYHSFDFNDIPLGVYTLTAVATTPDGRKLPLKLGLEPNNVEANSVTLKWSSYDVSGALKQFKVYVRD encoded by the coding sequence ATGACCCGTGCCCTGCTGACCCTGTTGCTGACCGCCTCACTGTCCACCGCCCTGGCCGCCGGACCCCGCTCGGCGCTGGTGGACGCCACCTTTATTGACGGCGCCCAGATGGTGAACGGCGCCCCTGAACTGGCGGAATTCGCCGGGGCCCTGCGCACCGTGGCCACCAAGGCCGGCGGCAGCTGTGTCAAGAGTGAATATGTCGTCTGGGACTCGGTGGACGGCCTGGAAGCCAGTTTCCGGCAGGTGCTGGGGTCGCTGGGCTACAGCTGGACCGAACTGGGCGCCAGCAACGACGACGGCCGCTTCGTGTCGTTCAAGGCCACCAAGGGCGCCGCCGCCCTGGCCGGCATCTGGGCCGACAGCGAAGGCACCACGCTGCTGGGCTGGTGCAGCCTGAAGCTGACGGCCGCCGCCAAGCCCCCCGCCGCCCTGACCCCGGCGGCGCCGGCCGCCCCGGCTCCCCGCCCCGCCACGCCTGCCCCAGCGCCAGCGGCCACCCGCACCCCCGCGCCCGCCGCGCCGGCGCCCACCGTCAAGCCACCCGCCCCCAAAAAGGGCTACGTGACCGGACTGGTGCTGGACACCCAGGGCCGCCCGCTGGCCGGCGCCGAGGTCTACATCGTGGGCACCACGTTCAATCAGGGCCAGCGCACCAGCTTTACCGCCGTGACCAAGGGCGACGGTACCTACGCCATTCGCGTGCCGGACGGCCGTTACCACGCCAGCGCCACGGTCAAGCGCGACCTCGCGGGCACCACTTTTGTGCTGCCGCTGCACCCCGAATCCGGCACCCTGAACACCGAAATTGATTCCAGCGAGGGCGGCAATCTGAATTTCCGCTGGCGGCTGGCCGGCGCCAAACCTGGCGGTGGCAAGGACTGGGACGACTTTTATGGCGCCAGCCTGGATTTCAGCTACTGCGGCCTGCCCGCCAAGGCCTACTGCGACGACCGCTACGCCGCCGTGGTGCCCGGCGCCCCCGAAGGCAGCACCGTCACCCTGACCTTTACCCCGCAGGGCAAACTGATTGACGGCAGCGCGGGCAAGCCTGTGGTCATGACCTTTAAAACGGCGCCGCTGGCCCCTCCCGGCGGCTACCCCTACACCGACCCGAACGGCGGCGGGCGCACCACCCTGGGCCAGGGCTGGCCGTACCACAGCTTCGATTTCAACGATATTCCGCTGGGCGTGTATACCCTGACGGCGGTGGCGACTACGCCGGACGGCCGCAAGCTGCCGCTGAAACTGGGCCTGGAGCCGAACAATGTGGAGGCCAACAGCGTGACCTTGAAGTGGAGCAGCTACGACGTGAGCGGCGCCCTGAAGCAGTTCAAGGTGTACGTGCGCGACTGA
- a CDS encoding cytochrome P450, with product MAVSVNALPEPPTRPGNGHLQDWALSPLTLIEEGATRARAAGGDLFRLRLGLPAVVGFSAAWNRALLTNLGTFRSAGSFSRVVPYLSGGVILTDAPGHAGRRGLMNPGFGRAHLLALQARTRAALPPVPAGEFDALAWADHTVLALLNAAYFSSEFDADLLHAFLAPLRRPFPVPALPRPLLFRRVEREVRRLAHARLGRGGDDLLSVLAPLPGGLEETRVSLAAAHDTTTHALAYAIWHLANHPRWHAPQHHPAVLKETLRLHPPGWMGSRRLSRDLLWRGVRLPRGALALYSPYLSGRDPGLWAQPETFDPGRWAHKPPAWAYLPFGGGERLCLGMHLAQLLILDTLASLPPLRAVGGDPTPQPGLTLGPRGPLVVAPVPAHA from the coding sequence GTGGCCGTTTCTGTAAACGCCCTGCCCGAGCCGCCCACCCGCCCCGGCAATGGCCACCTGCAGGACTGGGCGCTCTCGCCGCTGACCCTGATTGAGGAGGGCGCCACGCGGGCCCGCGCCGCAGGCGGCGACCTGTTCCGGCTGCGGCTGGGCCTGCCCGCCGTGGTGGGCTTTAGCGCGGCCTGGAACCGCGCGCTGCTCACCAATCTGGGCACCTTTCGCAGCGCGGGCAGTTTCTCGCGGGTGGTGCCATACCTGTCGGGCGGCGTGATTCTCACCGATGCCCCGGGCCACGCTGGGCGCCGGGGGCTGATGAACCCCGGTTTTGGCCGCGCGCACCTGCTGGCCCTGCAGGCGCGCACCCGCGCGGCCCTGCCGCCTGTGCCGGCCGGCGAGTTTGACGCCCTGGCCTGGGCTGACCACACCGTGCTGGCGCTGCTGAACGCCGCGTACTTCAGCAGCGAGTTTGACGCAGACCTGCTGCACGCCTTTCTGGCCCCGCTGCGCCGCCCGTTTCCGGTACCGGCCCTGCCCCGCCCCCTGCTGTTCCGGCGCGTGGAGCGCGAGGTGCGCCGCCTCGCCCACGCCCGCCTGGGCCGGGGTGGCGACGACCTGCTATCGGTGCTGGCGCCCCTGCCCGGTGGGCTGGAAGAAACGCGCGTGTCCCTGGCCGCCGCCCACGACACCACCACGCACGCCCTGGCGTACGCGATCTGGCATCTGGCGAACCACCCGCGCTGGCACGCCCCCCAGCACCACCCGGCCGTTCTGAAAGAAACCCTGCGCCTGCACCCGCCCGGCTGGATGGGCAGCCGCCGCCTGAGCCGCGACCTGCTGTGGCGGGGAGTGCGGCTGCCGCGCGGGGCGCTGGCCCTGTATTCGCCGTATCTCTCTGGGCGTGATCCCGGGCTGTGGGCGCAGCCGGAAACCTTCGATCCGGGCCGCTGGGCTCACAAGCCCCCCGCGTGGGCCTATCTGCCCTTTGGCGGCGGCGAGCGCCTGTGCCTGGGCATGCATCTGGCGCAGCTGCTGATTCTGGACACGCTGGCGTCCCTGCCCCCGCTGCGCGCCGTAGGCGGCGACCCCACCCCGCAGCCCGGCCTGACCCTGGGCCCACGCGGCCCGCTGGTGGTGGCCCCGGTGCCCGCGCACGCCTGA
- a CDS encoding phytoene desaturase family protein, whose translation MTWGRRTPRHVAVIGAGFAGLSAALRLARAGARVTVLDALDGPGGKAALGLTDFSSGPTVVTMPQVFRAVHERVGLPVPRLSPARPTTTYHAPGGRTFAPEALHVAGSLEPTLAQLSRAEGQRYAALLRAARRLYEDAQDTFLFAPPPGPLKLARYALTRGVRAAPLTPLRRYVRSGPFMTPFWLRFATYLGADPYRAPAVLHNIAWVELGQGVWHLPGGLLAFAQALHAQAEALGVRFEFGTRVTSLSSHGGQVLGAHTSQGAFAADAWVSAADRALTLSWLGVAEKPTPRGVSGFALQLRLSEDRPAAHHIFWPADYAREWRDIRAGRLPHDPTLYLHLDGTRAFLLVNAPPDPGLTEDPLTYGAALLGRLQERLSATPEGPLPVAEWHALSPADYARTAKAGALYGRAPHGLSGSLRPGWRLAHTRNLVQVGGTVHPGGGVPLSLLSGWNGAGLLLGLGYDDLDGRQTPAGEDLWPFL comes from the coding sequence ATGACCTGGGGCCGCCGCACGCCCCGCCACGTGGCCGTGATTGGCGCCGGCTTCGCGGGACTGAGCGCGGCGTTGCGCCTCGCCCGGGCCGGCGCGCGGGTCACGGTGCTGGACGCCCTGGACGGACCCGGGGGCAAGGCGGCGCTGGGCTTGACCGACTTCTCCAGCGGCCCCACCGTGGTCACCATGCCCCAGGTGTTCCGCGCAGTGCACGAGCGGGTGGGCCTGCCGGTGCCCCGCTTAAGCCCCGCGCGGCCCACCACCACCTACCACGCGCCGGGCGGGCGCACTTTCGCGCCAGAGGCCCTGCACGTGGCGGGCAGCCTGGAGCCCACGCTGGCGCAGCTCTCCAGGGCCGAGGGGCAGCGCTACGCGGCCCTGCTGCGCGCGGCCCGGCGCCTGTACGAGGACGCGCAGGACACCTTTCTCTTTGCGCCGCCGCCGGGTCCACTGAAACTCGCCCGCTACGCGCTGACCCGGGGCGTGCGGGCCGCGCCGCTGACCCCGCTGCGCCGCTACGTGCGATCAGGGCCTTTCATGACCCCTTTCTGGCTGCGCTTTGCCACCTACCTGGGCGCCGACCCCTACCGCGCGCCCGCCGTGCTGCACAACATTGCCTGGGTGGAACTGGGGCAGGGCGTGTGGCACCTGCCGGGCGGCCTGCTGGCCTTCGCCCAGGCCCTGCACGCGCAGGCCGAGGCGCTGGGCGTGCGCTTTGAATTTGGCACGCGCGTGACCAGCCTCAGCAGCCACGGGGGGCAGGTGCTGGGCGCGCACACCAGCCAGGGTGCCTTTGCCGCCGACGCCTGGGTGAGCGCCGCCGACCGCGCGCTGACCCTGTCGTGGCTGGGCGTGGCCGAGAAGCCCACGCCGCGTGGGGTCAGCGGCTTTGCGCTGCAGCTGCGCCTGTCTGAGGACCGCCCCGCAGCCCACCACATCTTCTGGCCGGCGGACTACGCGCGCGAATGGCGCGACATCCGCGCCGGGCGGCTGCCGCACGACCCCACACTGTACCTGCACCTGGACGGCACCCGGGCCTTCCTGCTGGTCAATGCCCCGCCCGACCCCGGCCTGACCGAGGACCCCCTGACCTACGGCGCGGCGCTGCTGGGCCGGCTGCAGGAGCGCCTCTCGGCGACACCGGAAGGCCCGCTGCCGGTGGCGGAGTGGCACGCCCTGTCCCCCGCCGACTACGCCCGCACCGCCAAGGCAGGCGCGCTGTATGGCCGCGCGCCCCACGGGCTGAGCGGCAGCCTGCGTCCCGGCTGGCGCCTGGCCCACACCCGCAACCTCGTGCAAGTGGGCGGCACCGTGCACCCAGGCGGCGGGGTGCCGCTTTCGCTGCTGAGCGGCTGGAACGGCGCGGGCCTGCTGCTGGGTCTGGGCTACGACGACCTGGATGGCCGCCAGACCCCCGCCGGCGAGGACTTGTGGCCGTTTCTGTAA
- a CDS encoding glycosyltransferase, whose product MGVWLTAKALTLAVNALTFPRLRPAPTPQTGPRVSILIPARDEAHNLPHTLPGVLAQGAHEVLVLDDGSTDGTAEVARALGARVMAGTPRPDGWHGKPWACQQLLRAAGGDILIFTDADVSWHRGALGGLLHEMNSSGADLLSIQPRQDNRRPGERLLTPLVDAAVLSYFPYPLLRMRPPHPLATIANGQVMAYRRAALLRVGGYAAVRAQVLEDTVMARQLGGLGLIVSTAMGRECISVRMYRSYPDSVAGFGKNALPIHLNSRALMTLSMALHFAGHTLPWLLPVPGGRVLRAASVLERLAVNLIAGRRRPADLAEGLLGPVTPLLALPVYLRAVKRRVTWKGREYRQ is encoded by the coding sequence ATGGGCGTGTGGCTGACCGCCAAGGCGCTGACCCTGGCGGTGAATGCCCTGACCTTTCCCCGGCTGCGCCCGGCGCCCACACCCCAGACGGGGCCGCGCGTGTCCATCCTGATTCCGGCGCGCGACGAGGCGCACAACCTCCCGCACACCCTGCCCGGCGTGCTGGCGCAGGGGGCCCACGAGGTGCTGGTGCTGGACGACGGCAGCACCGACGGGACCGCCGAGGTGGCCCGCGCCCTGGGCGCGCGGGTGATGGCCGGCACCCCGCGCCCGGACGGCTGGCACGGCAAGCCCTGGGCCTGTCAGCAACTGCTGCGGGCGGCGGGGGGCGACATTCTGATTTTCACCGACGCCGACGTGAGCTGGCACAGGGGCGCGCTGGGCGGACTGCTGCACGAAATGAACAGTTCCGGGGCCGACCTGCTGAGCATTCAGCCCCGGCAGGACAACCGCCGCCCCGGTGAGCGGCTGCTGACCCCGCTGGTGGACGCCGCCGTGCTGTCGTACTTTCCTTACCCGCTGCTGCGCATGCGCCCGCCGCACCCGCTGGCCACCATTGCCAACGGGCAGGTGATGGCCTACCGCCGCGCGGCGCTGCTGCGGGTGGGCGGGTACGCCGCCGTGCGCGCGCAGGTGCTGGAAGACACCGTGATGGCCCGGCAGCTGGGCGGCCTGGGCCTGATCGTCTCGACGGCCATGGGCCGCGAGTGCATCAGCGTGCGCATGTACCGTTCGTACCCGGATTCGGTGGCGGGCTTTGGCAAGAACGCGCTGCCCATCCACCTGAATTCGCGGGCCCTGATGACCCTCAGCATGGCGCTGCACTTCGCCGGGCACACGCTGCCGTGGCTGCTGCCTGTGCCGGGCGGCCGGGTGCTGCGCGCCGCGAGCGTGCTGGAGCGCCTCGCCGTGAACCTGATTGCCGGGCGGCGCCGCCCCGCCGATCTGGCCGAGGGCCTGCTGGGCCCGGTCACGCCGCTGCTGGCCCTGCCCGTGTATCTTCGGGCCGTGAAACGCCGCGTAACCTGGAAGGGCCGGGAGTACCGGCAATGA